One genomic window of Arachis hypogaea cultivar Tifrunner chromosome 8, arahy.Tifrunner.gnm2.J5K5, whole genome shotgun sequence includes the following:
- the LOC112705756 gene encoding uncharacterized protein isoform X2 — MLIQSSLLSSVEAGSCYVTDDGKDILCDRMPSGQTWQAYMKCSNYPLNWCGKAEQTKEDRRNADNPCNSNCLSGLGQPSTASIMTDNTAPNMVYRRKKLRKGLNAPLSNCRSVISSSVRLSSAEDRPGSFQVKDHSEMIRNLVVSSVLLDGVVKDNIQKSLGIDSVNDSCSSSKSNMELVSDSVETEIDEPGECSSSSAIVLDVTREAKREKDSCMNILRSYGLRGDCFADNAASLETVVTAGNICCSRLCKTCGRLDSSLNMLLCDHCEDAYHPTCYNPRFKKLPTDEWFCHSCLTKSHKILRETIIKSPGIHNELGKCRTASVKAELNPILLMLRETEPYTTKVRVGKGFQAEVLGWLGPQGSDEDELPEPLEINHSEFSTLQEENRRNPTRLGSIGNWLQCQEIINRDNGTVCGKWRRAPLFEVQADDWECFCGIHWDPYHADCAVPQELETDQVLKQLKYIEMLRPQLTAKQRKSDCNSSGD; from the exons ATGCTAATACAAAGTTCCCTTCTAAGTTCAGTTGAGGCTGGTTCATGTTATGTAACTGATGATGGAAAAGATATTCTTTGTGACCGGATGCCTAGTGGTCAAACTTGGCAGGCATACATGAAATGCAGCAACTACCCTCTTAACTGGTGTGGAAAAGCTGAACAAACGAAagaggatagaaggaatgctgatAATCCCTGCAACTCGAACTGTCTAAGTGGCTTAGGTCAGCCATCAACTGCTAGTATCATGACTGATAATACTGCACCTAACATGGTATACAGGAGAAAAAAGCTACGTAAGGGGCTAAATGCTCCTCTTTCCAATTGCCGGTCAGTCATAAGTTCTTCTGTGCGTTTATCATCAGCTGAGGATCGGCCAGGTAGTTTCCAAGTTAAAGACCATTCTGAAATGATAAGAAATCTTGTTGTTTCTTCTGTGCTGTTGGATGGGGTAGTTAAAGATAACATTCAGAAAAGTTTAGGAATTGACAGTGTAAATGATAGTTGCTCTTCTTCAAAATCAAATATGGAACTTGTTTCAGATTCAGTAGAAACTGAAATTGATGAACCTGGTGAATGCTCCTCATCCAGTGCAATAGTTTTGGATGTTACAAGGGAagcaaagagagaaaaagattcTTGCATGAATATTCTAAGAAGCTATGGTCTTAGAGGAGATTGTTTTGCAGATAATGCTGCCTCTTTGGAAACTGTTGTTACTGCTGGTAATATCTGCTGTTCCAGATTGTGCAAAACATGTGGTAGGTTGGACAGTTCATTGAACATGCTTCTATGTGATCATTGCGAAGATGCATATCATCCAACTTGCTATAACCCACGTTTTAAAAAATTACCAACCGATGAGTGGTTTTGCCATTCATGTCTTACAAAAAGTCACAAAATTCTCAGAGAGACAATAATCAAATCACCAGGTATTCACAATGAACTGGGTAAATGTAGAACTGCTTCTGTTAAGGCAGAATTGAATCCCATACTGTTGATGCTGAGAGAAACTGAGCCATATACAACCAAGGTGCGGGTTGGTAAAGGTTTTCAAGCTGAAGTACTTGGTTGGTTAGGTCCTCAGGGAAG TGATGAAGATGAACTTCCTGAACCGTTGGAAATAAATCATTCGGAGTTTTCAACACTGCAG GAAGAGAATCGAAGAAATCCAACTAGACTTGGTTCCATAGGAAATTGGCTTCAGTGTCAGGAGATTATAAATAGAGACAATGGGACTGTGTGTGGAAAATGGCGCAG AGCTCCACTTTTTGAAGTTCAAGCTGATGATTGGGAGTGCTTCTGTGGTATCCATTGGGATCCATATCATGCTGATTGTGCCGTACCCCAG GAGCTCGAAACAGATCAAGTTCTAAAGCAGCTTAAGTATATAGAAATG CTAAGGCCTCAACTTACTGCCAAACAGAGAAAATCAGATTGCAATAGCAGTGGTGATTGA
- the LOC112705756 gene encoding uncharacterized protein isoform X1 yields MLIQSSLLSSVEAGSCYVTDDGKDILCDRMPSGQTWQAYMKCSNYPLNWCGKAEQTKEDRRNADNPCNSNCLSGLGQPSTASIMTDNTAPNMVYRRKKLRKGLNAPLSNCRSVISSSVRLSSAEDRPGSFQVKDHSEMIRNLVVSSVLLDGVVKDNIQKSLGIDSVNDSCSSSKSNMELVSDSVETEIDEPGECSSSSAIVLDVTREAKREKDSCMNILRSYGLRGDCFADNAASLETVVTAGNICCSRLCKTCGRLDSSLNMLLCDHCEDAYHPTCYNPRFKKLPTDEWFCHSCLTKSHKILRETIIKSPGIHNELGKCRTASVKAELNPILLMLRETEPYTTKVRVGKGFQAEVLGWLGPQGSDEDELPEPLEINHSEFSTLQEENRRNPTRLGSIGNWLQCQEIINRDNGTVCGKWRRAPLFEVQADDWECFCGIHWDPYHADCAVPQELETDQVLKQLKYIEMILTHVYAIQLRPQLTAKQRKSDCNSSGD; encoded by the exons ATGCTAATACAAAGTTCCCTTCTAAGTTCAGTTGAGGCTGGTTCATGTTATGTAACTGATGATGGAAAAGATATTCTTTGTGACCGGATGCCTAGTGGTCAAACTTGGCAGGCATACATGAAATGCAGCAACTACCCTCTTAACTGGTGTGGAAAAGCTGAACAAACGAAagaggatagaaggaatgctgatAATCCCTGCAACTCGAACTGTCTAAGTGGCTTAGGTCAGCCATCAACTGCTAGTATCATGACTGATAATACTGCACCTAACATGGTATACAGGAGAAAAAAGCTACGTAAGGGGCTAAATGCTCCTCTTTCCAATTGCCGGTCAGTCATAAGTTCTTCTGTGCGTTTATCATCAGCTGAGGATCGGCCAGGTAGTTTCCAAGTTAAAGACCATTCTGAAATGATAAGAAATCTTGTTGTTTCTTCTGTGCTGTTGGATGGGGTAGTTAAAGATAACATTCAGAAAAGTTTAGGAATTGACAGTGTAAATGATAGTTGCTCTTCTTCAAAATCAAATATGGAACTTGTTTCAGATTCAGTAGAAACTGAAATTGATGAACCTGGTGAATGCTCCTCATCCAGTGCAATAGTTTTGGATGTTACAAGGGAagcaaagagagaaaaagattcTTGCATGAATATTCTAAGAAGCTATGGTCTTAGAGGAGATTGTTTTGCAGATAATGCTGCCTCTTTGGAAACTGTTGTTACTGCTGGTAATATCTGCTGTTCCAGATTGTGCAAAACATGTGGTAGGTTGGACAGTTCATTGAACATGCTTCTATGTGATCATTGCGAAGATGCATATCATCCAACTTGCTATAACCCACGTTTTAAAAAATTACCAACCGATGAGTGGTTTTGCCATTCATGTCTTACAAAAAGTCACAAAATTCTCAGAGAGACAATAATCAAATCACCAGGTATTCACAATGAACTGGGTAAATGTAGAACTGCTTCTGTTAAGGCAGAATTGAATCCCATACTGTTGATGCTGAGAGAAACTGAGCCATATACAACCAAGGTGCGGGTTGGTAAAGGTTTTCAAGCTGAAGTACTTGGTTGGTTAGGTCCTCAGGGAAG TGATGAAGATGAACTTCCTGAACCGTTGGAAATAAATCATTCGGAGTTTTCAACACTGCAG GAAGAGAATCGAAGAAATCCAACTAGACTTGGTTCCATAGGAAATTGGCTTCAGTGTCAGGAGATTATAAATAGAGACAATGGGACTGTGTGTGGAAAATGGCGCAG AGCTCCACTTTTTGAAGTTCAAGCTGATGATTGGGAGTGCTTCTGTGGTATCCATTGGGATCCATATCATGCTGATTGTGCCGTACCCCAG GAGCTCGAAACAGATCAAGTTCTAAAGCAGCTTAAGTATATAGAAATG ATTCTCACTCACGTATATGCCATACAGCTAAGGCCTCAACTTACTGCCAAACAGAGAAAATCAGATTGCAATAGCAGTGGTGATTGA
- the LOC112705756 gene encoding uncharacterized protein isoform X4, with translation MPSGQTWQAYMKCSNYPLNWCGKAEQTKEDRRNADNPCNSNCLSGLGQPSTASIMTDNTAPNMVYRRKKLRKGLNAPLSNCRSVISSSVRLSSAEDRPGSFQVKDHSEMIRNLVVSSVLLDGVVKDNIQKSLGIDSVNDSCSSSKSNMELVSDSVETEIDEPGECSSSSAIVLDVTREAKREKDSCMNILRSYGLRGDCFADNAASLETVVTAGNICCSRLCKTCGRLDSSLNMLLCDHCEDAYHPTCYNPRFKKLPTDEWFCHSCLTKSHKILRETIIKSPGIHNELGKCRTASVKAELNPILLMLRETEPYTTKVRVGKGFQAEVLGWLGPQGSDEDELPEPLEINHSEFSTLQEENRRNPTRLGSIGNWLQCQEIINRDNGTVCGKWRRAPLFEVQADDWECFCGIHWDPYHADCAVPQELETDQVLKQLKYIEMLRPQLTAKQRKSDCNSSGD, from the exons ATGCCTAGTGGTCAAACTTGGCAGGCATACATGAAATGCAGCAACTACCCTCTTAACTGGTGTGGAAAAGCTGAACAAACGAAagaggatagaaggaatgctgatAATCCCTGCAACTCGAACTGTCTAAGTGGCTTAGGTCAGCCATCAACTGCTAGTATCATGACTGATAATACTGCACCTAACATGGTATACAGGAGAAAAAAGCTACGTAAGGGGCTAAATGCTCCTCTTTCCAATTGCCGGTCAGTCATAAGTTCTTCTGTGCGTTTATCATCAGCTGAGGATCGGCCAGGTAGTTTCCAAGTTAAAGACCATTCTGAAATGATAAGAAATCTTGTTGTTTCTTCTGTGCTGTTGGATGGGGTAGTTAAAGATAACATTCAGAAAAGTTTAGGAATTGACAGTGTAAATGATAGTTGCTCTTCTTCAAAATCAAATATGGAACTTGTTTCAGATTCAGTAGAAACTGAAATTGATGAACCTGGTGAATGCTCCTCATCCAGTGCAATAGTTTTGGATGTTACAAGGGAagcaaagagagaaaaagattcTTGCATGAATATTCTAAGAAGCTATGGTCTTAGAGGAGATTGTTTTGCAGATAATGCTGCCTCTTTGGAAACTGTTGTTACTGCTGGTAATATCTGCTGTTCCAGATTGTGCAAAACATGTGGTAGGTTGGACAGTTCATTGAACATGCTTCTATGTGATCATTGCGAAGATGCATATCATCCAACTTGCTATAACCCACGTTTTAAAAAATTACCAACCGATGAGTGGTTTTGCCATTCATGTCTTACAAAAAGTCACAAAATTCTCAGAGAGACAATAATCAAATCACCAGGTATTCACAATGAACTGGGTAAATGTAGAACTGCTTCTGTTAAGGCAGAATTGAATCCCATACTGTTGATGCTGAGAGAAACTGAGCCATATACAACCAAGGTGCGGGTTGGTAAAGGTTTTCAAGCTGAAGTACTTGGTTGGTTAGGTCCTCAGGGAAG TGATGAAGATGAACTTCCTGAACCGTTGGAAATAAATCATTCGGAGTTTTCAACACTGCAG GAAGAGAATCGAAGAAATCCAACTAGACTTGGTTCCATAGGAAATTGGCTTCAGTGTCAGGAGATTATAAATAGAGACAATGGGACTGTGTGTGGAAAATGGCGCAG AGCTCCACTTTTTGAAGTTCAAGCTGATGATTGGGAGTGCTTCTGTGGTATCCATTGGGATCCATATCATGCTGATTGTGCCGTACCCCAG GAGCTCGAAACAGATCAAGTTCTAAAGCAGCTTAAGTATATAGAAATG CTAAGGCCTCAACTTACTGCCAAACAGAGAAAATCAGATTGCAATAGCAGTGGTGATTGA
- the LOC112705756 gene encoding uncharacterized protein isoform X3: protein MPSGQTWQAYMKCSNYPLNWCGKAEQTKEDRRNADNPCNSNCLSGLGQPSTASIMTDNTAPNMVYRRKKLRKGLNAPLSNCRSVISSSVRLSSAEDRPGSFQVKDHSEMIRNLVVSSVLLDGVVKDNIQKSLGIDSVNDSCSSSKSNMELVSDSVETEIDEPGECSSSSAIVLDVTREAKREKDSCMNILRSYGLRGDCFADNAASLETVVTAGNICCSRLCKTCGRLDSSLNMLLCDHCEDAYHPTCYNPRFKKLPTDEWFCHSCLTKSHKILRETIIKSPGIHNELGKCRTASVKAELNPILLMLRETEPYTTKVRVGKGFQAEVLGWLGPQGSDEDELPEPLEINHSEFSTLQEENRRNPTRLGSIGNWLQCQEIINRDNGTVCGKWRRAPLFEVQADDWECFCGIHWDPYHADCAVPQELETDQVLKQLKYIEMILTHVYAIQLRPQLTAKQRKSDCNSSGD from the exons ATGCCTAGTGGTCAAACTTGGCAGGCATACATGAAATGCAGCAACTACCCTCTTAACTGGTGTGGAAAAGCTGAACAAACGAAagaggatagaaggaatgctgatAATCCCTGCAACTCGAACTGTCTAAGTGGCTTAGGTCAGCCATCAACTGCTAGTATCATGACTGATAATACTGCACCTAACATGGTATACAGGAGAAAAAAGCTACGTAAGGGGCTAAATGCTCCTCTTTCCAATTGCCGGTCAGTCATAAGTTCTTCTGTGCGTTTATCATCAGCTGAGGATCGGCCAGGTAGTTTCCAAGTTAAAGACCATTCTGAAATGATAAGAAATCTTGTTGTTTCTTCTGTGCTGTTGGATGGGGTAGTTAAAGATAACATTCAGAAAAGTTTAGGAATTGACAGTGTAAATGATAGTTGCTCTTCTTCAAAATCAAATATGGAACTTGTTTCAGATTCAGTAGAAACTGAAATTGATGAACCTGGTGAATGCTCCTCATCCAGTGCAATAGTTTTGGATGTTACAAGGGAagcaaagagagaaaaagattcTTGCATGAATATTCTAAGAAGCTATGGTCTTAGAGGAGATTGTTTTGCAGATAATGCTGCCTCTTTGGAAACTGTTGTTACTGCTGGTAATATCTGCTGTTCCAGATTGTGCAAAACATGTGGTAGGTTGGACAGTTCATTGAACATGCTTCTATGTGATCATTGCGAAGATGCATATCATCCAACTTGCTATAACCCACGTTTTAAAAAATTACCAACCGATGAGTGGTTTTGCCATTCATGTCTTACAAAAAGTCACAAAATTCTCAGAGAGACAATAATCAAATCACCAGGTATTCACAATGAACTGGGTAAATGTAGAACTGCTTCTGTTAAGGCAGAATTGAATCCCATACTGTTGATGCTGAGAGAAACTGAGCCATATACAACCAAGGTGCGGGTTGGTAAAGGTTTTCAAGCTGAAGTACTTGGTTGGTTAGGTCCTCAGGGAAG TGATGAAGATGAACTTCCTGAACCGTTGGAAATAAATCATTCGGAGTTTTCAACACTGCAG GAAGAGAATCGAAGAAATCCAACTAGACTTGGTTCCATAGGAAATTGGCTTCAGTGTCAGGAGATTATAAATAGAGACAATGGGACTGTGTGTGGAAAATGGCGCAG AGCTCCACTTTTTGAAGTTCAAGCTGATGATTGGGAGTGCTTCTGTGGTATCCATTGGGATCCATATCATGCTGATTGTGCCGTACCCCAG GAGCTCGAAACAGATCAAGTTCTAAAGCAGCTTAAGTATATAGAAATG ATTCTCACTCACGTATATGCCATACAGCTAAGGCCTCAACTTACTGCCAAACAGAGAAAATCAGATTGCAATAGCAGTGGTGATTGA
- the LOC112705756 gene encoding uncharacterized protein isoform X6, with product MKCSNYPLNWCGKAEQTKEDRRNADNPCNSNCLSGLGQPSTASIMTDNTAPNMVYRRKKLRKGLNAPLSNCRSVISSSVRLSSAEDRPGSFQVKDHSEMIRNLVVSSVLLDGVVKDNIQKSLGIDSVNDSCSSSKSNMELVSDSVETEIDEPGECSSSSAIVLDVTREAKREKDSCMNILRSYGLRGDCFADNAASLETVVTAGNICCSRLCKTCGRLDSSLNMLLCDHCEDAYHPTCYNPRFKKLPTDEWFCHSCLTKSHKILRETIIKSPGIHNELGKCRTASVKAELNPILLMLRETEPYTTKVRVGKGFQAEVLGWLGPQGSDEDELPEPLEINHSEFSTLQEENRRNPTRLGSIGNWLQCQEIINRDNGTVCGKWRRAPLFEVQADDWECFCGIHWDPYHADCAVPQELETDQVLKQLKYIEMLRPQLTAKQRKSDCNSSGD from the exons ATGAAATGCAGCAACTACCCTCTTAACTGGTGTGGAAAAGCTGAACAAACGAAagaggatagaaggaatgctgatAATCCCTGCAACTCGAACTGTCTAAGTGGCTTAGGTCAGCCATCAACTGCTAGTATCATGACTGATAATACTGCACCTAACATGGTATACAGGAGAAAAAAGCTACGTAAGGGGCTAAATGCTCCTCTTTCCAATTGCCGGTCAGTCATAAGTTCTTCTGTGCGTTTATCATCAGCTGAGGATCGGCCAGGTAGTTTCCAAGTTAAAGACCATTCTGAAATGATAAGAAATCTTGTTGTTTCTTCTGTGCTGTTGGATGGGGTAGTTAAAGATAACATTCAGAAAAGTTTAGGAATTGACAGTGTAAATGATAGTTGCTCTTCTTCAAAATCAAATATGGAACTTGTTTCAGATTCAGTAGAAACTGAAATTGATGAACCTGGTGAATGCTCCTCATCCAGTGCAATAGTTTTGGATGTTACAAGGGAagcaaagagagaaaaagattcTTGCATGAATATTCTAAGAAGCTATGGTCTTAGAGGAGATTGTTTTGCAGATAATGCTGCCTCTTTGGAAACTGTTGTTACTGCTGGTAATATCTGCTGTTCCAGATTGTGCAAAACATGTGGTAGGTTGGACAGTTCATTGAACATGCTTCTATGTGATCATTGCGAAGATGCATATCATCCAACTTGCTATAACCCACGTTTTAAAAAATTACCAACCGATGAGTGGTTTTGCCATTCATGTCTTACAAAAAGTCACAAAATTCTCAGAGAGACAATAATCAAATCACCAGGTATTCACAATGAACTGGGTAAATGTAGAACTGCTTCTGTTAAGGCAGAATTGAATCCCATACTGTTGATGCTGAGAGAAACTGAGCCATATACAACCAAGGTGCGGGTTGGTAAAGGTTTTCAAGCTGAAGTACTTGGTTGGTTAGGTCCTCAGGGAAG TGATGAAGATGAACTTCCTGAACCGTTGGAAATAAATCATTCGGAGTTTTCAACACTGCAG GAAGAGAATCGAAGAAATCCAACTAGACTTGGTTCCATAGGAAATTGGCTTCAGTGTCAGGAGATTATAAATAGAGACAATGGGACTGTGTGTGGAAAATGGCGCAG AGCTCCACTTTTTGAAGTTCAAGCTGATGATTGGGAGTGCTTCTGTGGTATCCATTGGGATCCATATCATGCTGATTGTGCCGTACCCCAG GAGCTCGAAACAGATCAAGTTCTAAAGCAGCTTAAGTATATAGAAATG CTAAGGCCTCAACTTACTGCCAAACAGAGAAAATCAGATTGCAATAGCAGTGGTGATTGA
- the LOC112705756 gene encoding uncharacterized protein isoform X5 — protein MKCSNYPLNWCGKAEQTKEDRRNADNPCNSNCLSGLGQPSTASIMTDNTAPNMVYRRKKLRKGLNAPLSNCRSVISSSVRLSSAEDRPGSFQVKDHSEMIRNLVVSSVLLDGVVKDNIQKSLGIDSVNDSCSSSKSNMELVSDSVETEIDEPGECSSSSAIVLDVTREAKREKDSCMNILRSYGLRGDCFADNAASLETVVTAGNICCSRLCKTCGRLDSSLNMLLCDHCEDAYHPTCYNPRFKKLPTDEWFCHSCLTKSHKILRETIIKSPGIHNELGKCRTASVKAELNPILLMLRETEPYTTKVRVGKGFQAEVLGWLGPQGSDEDELPEPLEINHSEFSTLQEENRRNPTRLGSIGNWLQCQEIINRDNGTVCGKWRRAPLFEVQADDWECFCGIHWDPYHADCAVPQELETDQVLKQLKYIEMILTHVYAIQLRPQLTAKQRKSDCNSSGD, from the exons ATGAAATGCAGCAACTACCCTCTTAACTGGTGTGGAAAAGCTGAACAAACGAAagaggatagaaggaatgctgatAATCCCTGCAACTCGAACTGTCTAAGTGGCTTAGGTCAGCCATCAACTGCTAGTATCATGACTGATAATACTGCACCTAACATGGTATACAGGAGAAAAAAGCTACGTAAGGGGCTAAATGCTCCTCTTTCCAATTGCCGGTCAGTCATAAGTTCTTCTGTGCGTTTATCATCAGCTGAGGATCGGCCAGGTAGTTTCCAAGTTAAAGACCATTCTGAAATGATAAGAAATCTTGTTGTTTCTTCTGTGCTGTTGGATGGGGTAGTTAAAGATAACATTCAGAAAAGTTTAGGAATTGACAGTGTAAATGATAGTTGCTCTTCTTCAAAATCAAATATGGAACTTGTTTCAGATTCAGTAGAAACTGAAATTGATGAACCTGGTGAATGCTCCTCATCCAGTGCAATAGTTTTGGATGTTACAAGGGAagcaaagagagaaaaagattcTTGCATGAATATTCTAAGAAGCTATGGTCTTAGAGGAGATTGTTTTGCAGATAATGCTGCCTCTTTGGAAACTGTTGTTACTGCTGGTAATATCTGCTGTTCCAGATTGTGCAAAACATGTGGTAGGTTGGACAGTTCATTGAACATGCTTCTATGTGATCATTGCGAAGATGCATATCATCCAACTTGCTATAACCCACGTTTTAAAAAATTACCAACCGATGAGTGGTTTTGCCATTCATGTCTTACAAAAAGTCACAAAATTCTCAGAGAGACAATAATCAAATCACCAGGTATTCACAATGAACTGGGTAAATGTAGAACTGCTTCTGTTAAGGCAGAATTGAATCCCATACTGTTGATGCTGAGAGAAACTGAGCCATATACAACCAAGGTGCGGGTTGGTAAAGGTTTTCAAGCTGAAGTACTTGGTTGGTTAGGTCCTCAGGGAAG TGATGAAGATGAACTTCCTGAACCGTTGGAAATAAATCATTCGGAGTTTTCAACACTGCAG GAAGAGAATCGAAGAAATCCAACTAGACTTGGTTCCATAGGAAATTGGCTTCAGTGTCAGGAGATTATAAATAGAGACAATGGGACTGTGTGTGGAAAATGGCGCAG AGCTCCACTTTTTGAAGTTCAAGCTGATGATTGGGAGTGCTTCTGTGGTATCCATTGGGATCCATATCATGCTGATTGTGCCGTACCCCAG GAGCTCGAAACAGATCAAGTTCTAAAGCAGCTTAAGTATATAGAAATG ATTCTCACTCACGTATATGCCATACAGCTAAGGCCTCAACTTACTGCCAAACAGAGAAAATCAGATTGCAATAGCAGTGGTGATTGA